The Actinocatenispora sera genome has a window encoding:
- a CDS encoding Cgl0159 family (beta/alpha)8-fold protein, with protein sequence MPDTMRARLVRTRATAPDAVCTAAANRPRGPELARRGRFLLIAADHPARASLTVRGRANAMADRVDLLDRLLVALSRPGVAGVLGTADILEDLLLLDALANKIVVGSMNRGGVPGTVFEIDDRFTAYDADTITAMRFDAGKMLLRIDPDDPATAGALERCSQAVSALAARQLVSMVEPFWVRRDAAGARVNDLSTDAVIRSVAVAQALGSRSAYTWLKLPVVDDMPRVLAATTLPVVLLGGDPHGDPDRTYAAWQRALTDESVRGLVVGRALLYPPDDDVAAAVDTAVGLL encoded by the coding sequence ATGCCTGACACCATGCGGGCCCGGCTGGTGCGTACCCGCGCCACCGCGCCGGACGCGGTGTGCACCGCCGCGGCGAACCGCCCCCGCGGGCCGGAACTGGCGCGGCGGGGCAGGTTCCTGCTCATCGCCGCCGACCACCCGGCGCGCGCGTCGCTGACCGTACGGGGGCGGGCGAACGCCATGGCCGACCGGGTCGACCTGCTCGACCGGCTGCTCGTCGCGCTGTCCCGGCCCGGAGTCGCCGGAGTGCTCGGTACCGCCGACATCCTGGAGGACCTGCTGCTGCTCGACGCGCTGGCGAACAAGATCGTGGTCGGCTCGATGAACCGGGGCGGCGTGCCCGGCACGGTGTTCGAGATCGACGACCGGTTCACCGCCTACGACGCGGACACGATCACCGCGATGCGCTTCGACGCCGGCAAGATGCTGCTGCGCATCGACCCGGACGACCCGGCCACGGCGGGCGCGCTGGAGCGCTGCTCGCAGGCCGTGTCGGCGCTCGCGGCGCGCCAGCTGGTCTCCATGGTGGAGCCCTTCTGGGTACGCCGGGACGCCGCCGGGGCGCGGGTCAACGACCTGTCCACCGACGCGGTGATCCGGTCCGTCGCGGTGGCGCAAGCGCTGGGCAGCCGGTCGGCGTACACCTGGCTGAAGCTGCCGGTGGTCGACGACATGCCGCGCGTACTGGCGGCGACCACGCTGCCGGTGGTGCTGCTCGGCGGCGACCCGCACGGCGACCCGGACCGGACGTACGCGGCGTGGCAGCGGGCGCTGACCGACGAGTCGGTGCGCGGCCTGGTCGTCGGCCGCGCCCTGCTGTACCCGCCGGACGACGACGTCGCCGCGGCCGTCGACACCGCCGTCGGACTGTTGTGA
- a CDS encoding HAD family hydrolase, whose translation MMLVATSPAELTGLERRVSDIDRTVGLVRSEPTYLEVLPAGVDKGSALRHLADRCGVPLARVAAIGDNPNDVPLLRAAGLGAAVGDGDPAAQRAADVVVGPCGTAIAELVALLLAERSAGTVDPPVDDATATGGRPVDNATATGGRPVNGATASGGPAPGRPPRR comes from the coding sequence CTGATGCTGGTCGCCACCTCGCCGGCGGAGCTGACCGGGCTGGAGCGGCGGGTGTCCGACATCGACCGTACGGTCGGGCTGGTCCGGTCCGAGCCAACCTACCTGGAGGTGCTGCCGGCCGGGGTCGACAAGGGCAGCGCGCTGCGCCACCTGGCCGATCGCTGCGGCGTACCGCTGGCCCGGGTCGCGGCGATCGGCGACAACCCGAACGACGTACCGCTGCTTCGGGCCGCCGGGCTCGGCGCGGCGGTCGGCGACGGCGACCCGGCCGCGCAGCGCGCCGCGGACGTCGTCGTCGGCCCCTGCGGTACCGCAATCGCCGAGCTGGTTGCGCTGCTGCTCGCCGAGCGGTCGGCCGGTACCGTCGACCCGCCGGTCGACGACGCCACGGCCACCGGCGGTCGGCCGGTCGACAACGCGACGGCCACTGGCGGTCGGCCGGTCAACGGTGCCACGGCCAGCGGCGGACCGGCTCCAGGTCGACCACCACGACGGTGA
- the iolB gene encoding 5-deoxy-glucuronate isomerase — protein MDWYQPFGATASPPWTVRTGLSYAGLSVLALAPGGSATIDTGEQEMLVLPLAGAAHVECGGQRYELAGRADVFAGRSDFAYLPRRSSATVGSAAGGRFAVAAGPCERDLPFRYGPAGQVPVELRGAGRCSRQVNNLASADGFECDRLIVVEVLTPDGNWSSYPPHKHDEHSADESELEELYYFEIGGDGAGYHRVYGTGQRPIDVLAEVRTGDVVLVPYGWHGPSMAAPGYPMYYLNVMAGPRPERAWRIRDDPAHAWIRSTWDGAPIDGRLPMGDTEGAS, from the coding sequence ATGGACTGGTATCAACCGTTCGGCGCTACCGCGAGTCCACCGTGGACGGTCCGGACCGGGCTGTCGTACGCCGGGCTGTCGGTACTGGCGCTGGCACCCGGTGGCAGCGCCACGATCGACACCGGCGAGCAGGAGATGCTGGTACTCCCGCTGGCCGGCGCCGCGCACGTCGAGTGCGGCGGGCAGCGGTACGAGCTGGCCGGCCGGGCCGACGTGTTCGCCGGTCGCAGCGACTTCGCCTACCTGCCACGGCGATCGAGCGCCACCGTCGGTTCGGCCGCGGGCGGCCGGTTCGCCGTCGCCGCCGGCCCGTGCGAGCGCGACCTTCCCTTCCGGTACGGGCCGGCCGGGCAGGTGCCGGTGGAGCTGCGCGGCGCGGGCCGGTGCAGCCGGCAGGTCAACAACCTCGCTTCGGCCGACGGTTTCGAGTGCGACCGGCTGATCGTGGTCGAGGTGCTCACCCCGGACGGCAACTGGTCCAGCTACCCGCCACACAAGCACGACGAGCACTCCGCGGACGAGTCGGAGCTGGAGGAGCTCTACTACTTCGAGATCGGCGGCGACGGCGCGGGCTACCACCGGGTGTACGGCACCGGGCAGCGGCCGATCGACGTGCTCGCCGAGGTGCGCACCGGTGACGTGGTGCTGGTGCCGTACGGCTGGCACGGGCCGTCGATGGCCGCGCCGGGATACCCGATGTACTACCTGAACGTGATGGCCGGGCCGCGGCCGGAGCGGGCCTGGCGGATCCGCGACGATCCGGCGCACGCCTGGATACGGTCCACCTGGGACGGTGCGCCGATCGACGGGCGGCTGCCGATGGGCGACACGGAGGGGGCGTCATGA
- the iolD gene encoding 3D-(3,5/4)-trihydroxycyclohexane-1,2-dione acylhydrolase (decyclizing), producing the protein MTRATVAQALVSFLANQYTERDGVRRRLFAGCFGIFGHGNIAGIGQALLQAGDELRYYQARNEQAMVHTAAAYARVSDRLSTFACTSSIGPGATNMVTGAAGATINRLPVLLLPGDVFATRPADPVLQQLQTSSAGDVSVNDCLRPVSVWFDRIMRPEQLLDAAPAAMRALTDPAATGAVTLALPQDVQAEAYDWPAAFTAPRVWPVRRAVADPESLAEAVAAIRAAHRPLIVAGGGVRYSAATGALAGFAAATGIPVAETQAGKGSLRHDHPGAVGAIGATGSTAANALAAEADLVLGIGTRFADFTTASHTAFADPDVRFVNVNVCAADAVRLSGLAVLADARRALEQLTGALAGWQVPDAYRRRAADLAAAWSSTVDRAYRLGHAPLPAQSEVIGAVNEAATDADIVVCAAGSMPGDLHKLWRAGAPRQYHVEYGYSCMGYEIAGGLGAKLAIGAEGEVFVLVGDGSYLMMAQELVTAVAEGVKLIVVLVDNAGFASIGALSETVGAPRFGTWYRYRDESGGLTGDVLPTDLAANAASLGAAVCEVSTVDELRSALAAARRGERTTVIRIATDPLVPAPDSAAWWDVPVAETAGLAATVTARREYEQAKQAQRHYL; encoded by the coding sequence ATGACGCGGGCCACGGTGGCGCAGGCGCTGGTGAGCTTCCTGGCGAACCAGTACACCGAGCGGGACGGGGTGCGGCGGCGGCTGTTCGCCGGCTGCTTCGGCATCTTCGGGCACGGCAACATCGCCGGGATCGGCCAGGCGCTGCTGCAGGCGGGCGACGAGCTGCGTTACTACCAGGCCCGCAACGAGCAGGCGATGGTGCACACCGCGGCGGCGTACGCGCGGGTCAGCGACCGGCTGTCGACGTTCGCCTGCACCTCGTCGATCGGGCCGGGCGCGACGAACATGGTCACCGGGGCGGCCGGCGCCACCATCAACCGGCTGCCGGTACTGCTGCTGCCCGGCGACGTGTTCGCGACCCGGCCGGCCGACCCGGTGCTGCAGCAGCTGCAGACCTCGTCCGCCGGGGACGTGTCGGTGAACGACTGCCTGCGCCCGGTGTCGGTGTGGTTCGACCGGATCATGCGGCCGGAGCAGCTGCTCGACGCGGCACCCGCGGCGATGCGGGCGCTGACCGACCCGGCCGCGACCGGCGCGGTCACCCTGGCGCTGCCGCAGGACGTGCAGGCCGAGGCGTACGATTGGCCGGCCGCGTTCACCGCGCCCCGGGTCTGGCCGGTACGCCGCGCGGTGGCCGATCCGGAGTCGCTGGCCGAGGCGGTGGCGGCGATCCGGGCCGCCCACCGGCCGCTGATCGTCGCCGGTGGCGGCGTGCGGTACTCGGCCGCCACCGGCGCGCTCGCCGGGTTCGCCGCCGCGACCGGCATCCCGGTCGCCGAGACGCAGGCCGGCAAGGGGTCGCTGCGACACGACCACCCCGGCGCGGTCGGCGCGATCGGCGCCACCGGAAGCACCGCGGCGAACGCGCTGGCCGCCGAGGCCGACCTGGTGCTCGGCATCGGTACCCGGTTCGCCGACTTCACCACCGCCTCGCACACCGCGTTCGCCGATCCGGACGTACGGTTCGTCAACGTCAACGTGTGCGCCGCGGACGCGGTACGGCTGTCCGGCCTCGCGGTGCTCGCCGACGCGCGCCGGGCGCTGGAGCAGCTCACCGGCGCGCTCGCGGGCTGGCAGGTACCCGATGCGTACCGCCGGCGCGCGGCCGACCTCGCCGCCGCCTGGTCGTCCACTGTGGATCGTGCATACCGGTTGGGGCACGCCCCGCTGCCGGCGCAGAGCGAGGTGATCGGGGCGGTGAACGAGGCCGCCACCGACGCCGACATCGTGGTGTGCGCGGCCGGTTCGATGCCCGGCGACCTGCACAAGCTGTGGCGCGCCGGCGCGCCCCGGCAGTACCACGTGGAGTACGGGTACTCGTGCATGGGCTACGAGATCGCCGGCGGGCTCGGCGCCAAGCTCGCGATCGGCGCCGAGGGCGAGGTGTTCGTCCTGGTCGGTGACGGCTCGTACCTGATGATGGCGCAGGAGCTGGTGACCGCGGTCGCCGAGGGCGTCAAGCTGATCGTGGTACTGGTCGACAACGCCGGGTTCGCCTCCATCGGCGCGCTGTCCGAGACGGTCGGTGCGCCGCGCTTCGGCACCTGGTACCGCTACCGGGACGAGAGCGGCGGGCTGACCGGCGACGTGCTGCCGACCGACCTCGCCGCCAACGCCGCCAGCCTCGGCGCCGCGGTATGCGAGGTGTCCACTGTGGACGAACTGCGTTCGGCGCTGGCCGCCGCCCGCCGCGGCGAGCGCACCACCGTGATCCGGATCGCCACCGATCCACTCGTACCGGCGCCGGACTCGGCCGCCTGGTGGGACGTGCCGGTCGCCGAGACGGCGGGACTGGCCGCCACCGTCACCGCGCGCCGCGAGTACGAGCAGGCCAAGCAGGCGCAACGCCACTATCTGTAG
- a CDS encoding Gfo/Idh/MocA family protein encodes MRIGLVGAGRIGACHADSLSHLDSVDEVLLADPDPVRLEAVAAGTGAHPVRMAELLERADGVVVATPTGTHPELIRRVAGAGLPIFCEKPVAADVAETRAVLSHVAAAGVALHVGFQRRFDAGFVAVREAVRAGRLGPLHTVRACTSDPRPPSPDYLAHSGGIFRDCAVHDFDAVRWITGQEVVEVSAVGGNTGEPHFAEYGDVDTAIAVLTLSDGCLASCTTTRYNGAGYDVRLEACGRDGTLVAGLDGRAPLPSAEPGGPVPAAPYQGFADRFAAAYCAELAAFVELVRGERESPCTGTEALAALLVAEAAERSRREHRPVAVKEAA; translated from the coding sequence ATGCGCATCGGACTCGTCGGGGCGGGCCGTATCGGCGCCTGTCACGCCGACAGCCTCAGCCACCTGGACAGCGTCGACGAGGTCCTGCTCGCCGACCCCGATCCGGTCCGTCTCGAAGCCGTCGCCGCCGGCACCGGGGCCCACCCGGTACGGATGGCCGAACTGCTCGAACGCGCCGACGGCGTCGTCGTGGCGACCCCGACCGGGACCCATCCGGAGCTGATCCGGCGGGTTGCCGGCGCCGGCCTGCCGATCTTCTGCGAGAAGCCGGTCGCCGCCGACGTCGCCGAGACCCGGGCCGTGCTCTCGCACGTCGCCGCGGCCGGGGTCGCGCTGCACGTCGGCTTCCAGCGCCGGTTCGACGCCGGCTTCGTCGCGGTCCGCGAGGCGGTCCGGGCCGGCCGACTCGGCCCGCTGCACACCGTCCGCGCCTGCACCAGCGACCCGCGCCCGCCGAGCCCGGACTACCTCGCCCACTCCGGCGGCATCTTCCGGGACTGCGCGGTCCACGATTTCGACGCGGTCCGGTGGATCACCGGGCAGGAGGTGGTGGAGGTCAGCGCGGTCGGCGGCAACACCGGCGAGCCGCACTTCGCCGAGTACGGCGACGTGGACACCGCCATCGCCGTCCTCACGCTGTCCGACGGGTGCCTGGCCAGCTGCACCACCACCCGGTACAACGGCGCCGGCTACGACGTGCGGCTGGAGGCGTGCGGCCGGGACGGGACGCTCGTTGCCGGGCTGGACGGGCGCGCGCCGCTGCCGTCCGCCGAGCCGGGCGGACCCGTGCCGGCCGCGCCGTACCAGGGGTTCGCCGACCGGTTCGCCGCCGCGTACTGCGCCGAGCTGGCCGCGTTCGTCGAGCTGGTCCGGGGCGAGCGGGAGTCGCCCTGTACCGGCACCGAGGCGCTCGCCGCGCTGCTGGTGGCCGAGGCCGCCGAACGGTCCCGGCGGGAACACCGGCCGGTCGCGGTGAAGGAGGCGGCGTGA
- the iolC gene encoding 5-dehydro-2-deoxygluconokinase yields the protein MTGFEVLAVGRLGVDLYPQRIATPLAQVEQFGRYLGGTAGNVAVAAARHGRRVALVSRTGADPFGEFLHSALRGFGVDDRWVTPVAGLPTPITFCEIFPPDTFPIWFYRYPSAPDLQIEPAELDLDAVRAARVLWLTGTGLSAQPSRAAHHAMLATRDRRPYTVLDLDYRPTLWPDEDSARREIGAAVRRVDVAVGNLAECEIAVGESDPEAAAEALLAAGVRLAVVKQGPAGVLARTATERVQLPPLPVEVVNGLGAGDAFGGALCHGLLAGWPLADTIAFANAAGALAAGRLACSVDMPYPAEVTALLERMTPDA from the coding sequence GTGACCGGATTCGAGGTGCTGGCGGTGGGCCGGCTCGGCGTCGATCTGTACCCGCAGCGCATCGCCACCCCGCTGGCGCAGGTGGAGCAGTTCGGCCGCTACCTCGGCGGTACCGCGGGGAACGTGGCGGTGGCCGCGGCCCGGCACGGCCGCCGGGTGGCGCTCGTCTCGCGCACCGGGGCGGACCCGTTCGGCGAGTTCCTGCACAGCGCGCTGCGCGGGTTCGGGGTGGACGACCGGTGGGTGACGCCGGTGGCCGGGCTGCCGACGCCGATCACGTTCTGCGAGATCTTCCCGCCGGACACCTTTCCGATCTGGTTCTACCGCTATCCGTCGGCACCGGATCTGCAGATCGAACCGGCCGAGCTCGACCTCGACGCGGTACGGGCGGCGCGGGTGCTGTGGCTGACCGGTACCGGACTGTCCGCGCAGCCGAGCCGGGCCGCGCATCACGCGATGCTCGCGACGCGGGACCGGCGGCCGTACACGGTGCTGGACCTGGACTACCGGCCGACGCTGTGGCCGGACGAGGACAGCGCGCGGCGCGAGATCGGTGCGGCGGTGCGACGCGTCGACGTCGCGGTGGGCAACCTGGCCGAATGCGAGATCGCGGTCGGTGAGAGCGACCCGGAGGCGGCGGCCGAGGCGCTGCTCGCCGCCGGGGTCCGGCTCGCGGTGGTCAAGCAGGGCCCGGCCGGCGTGCTGGCCCGTACCGCCACCGAGCGGGTGCAGTTGCCGCCGCTGCCGGTGGAGGTGGTGAACGGGCTCGGCGCCGGCGACGCGTTCGGCGGCGCGCTGTGCCACGGCCTGCTGGCCGGGTGGCCGCTCGCGGACACGATCGCGTTCGCCAACGCGGCCGGCGCGCTCGCCGCCGGGCGGCTCGCCTGCTCGGTCGACATGCCGTACCCCGCCGAGGTGACGGCGCTGCTGGAACGGATGACCCCGGATGCCTGA
- a CDS encoding GntR family transcriptional regulator, with product MTRVTDLITIDRSSPIPLYFQVASRLEELIENGELAPGSRLDNEIQLADELGLSRPTMRQAIAHLVDRGMLTRKRGVGTQVVHDRVRRRLELTSLYEDLDGAHQQPRTELLTLERRTADEQVAAALRIDPGAEVTYLERLRFAAGEPLALMRNHLPVAVADLTRKQLVTGGLYAALRAAGIRLRVADQTIGARRATTAEARVLDEPRGAPLLAMTRVAYNAGGVPVEYGSHLYRASRYTFELTLMAP from the coding sequence GTGACCCGCGTTACCGACCTGATCACGATCGACCGCAGCAGCCCGATCCCGCTCTACTTCCAGGTCGCGTCACGGTTGGAGGAGCTGATCGAGAACGGCGAGCTCGCCCCCGGCAGCCGGTTGGACAACGAGATCCAACTCGCCGACGAGCTCGGCCTGTCGCGCCCGACGATGCGCCAGGCCATCGCGCACCTGGTGGACCGCGGCATGCTCACCCGCAAGCGCGGCGTCGGTACCCAGGTGGTGCACGACCGGGTGCGCCGCCGGCTGGAGCTGACCAGCCTGTACGAGGACCTGGACGGCGCGCACCAGCAGCCCCGTACCGAGCTGCTCACGCTGGAGCGCCGCACCGCCGACGAGCAGGTCGCGGCCGCGCTGCGGATCGACCCCGGCGCCGAGGTGACCTACCTGGAGCGGCTGCGCTTCGCGGCCGGTGAGCCGCTCGCGCTGATGCGCAACCACCTGCCGGTGGCGGTGGCCGACCTGACCCGCAAGCAGCTCGTCACCGGCGGCCTGTACGCGGCCCTGCGGGCTGCGGGGATCCGGCTGCGGGTGGCCGACCAGACCATCGGCGCCCGGCGCGCCACCACCGCCGAGGCGCGGGTGCTGGACGAGCCGCGGGGCGCGCCGCTGCTCGCGATGACCCGGGTGGCCTACAACGCCGGCGGGGTGCCCGTCGAGTACGGCTCGCATCTCTACCGCGCCTCCCGGTACACCTTCGAGCTGACCCTGATGGCGCCCTGA
- a CDS encoding CoA-acylating methylmalonate-semialdehyde dehydrogenase: MQTIEHWIDGTSTAGDGTRSAPVYNPATGQVQSRVRLAEKSDVDTAVASARAAFDDWHELSLAKRTEILFRFRELLTAHTDELAGVITDEHGKTLDDARGEVARGREVVDFACGIAHLLKGAYSDQVSTGVDAWSLRAPLGVCAGITPFNFPAMVPLWMHPIAIAAGNTFVLKPSERDPSAALILARLWQRAGLPDGVFTVLHGDAVAVDALLDHPDVAAVSFVGSTPIARHVYQRGTAAGKRVQALGGAKNHAVVLPDADLADAARQITGAAYGSAGQRCMAISAVVAVGDCADDLVAALAELARGVRVGAGRDAGTELGPVITAQAAERIVGHVERATADGATLVVDRREQPGDGFFVGPCLLDHVGVDQEIYRTEVFGPVLAVLRAATLDEAIALVNANPYGNGAAIFTGSGAAARRFGREVTAGMVGINVPIPVPMAYHAFGGWKDSLFGDTHVYGTEGVAFYTRAKAVTARWPRGAAAPQYHFPTS, translated from the coding sequence ATGCAGACGATCGAGCACTGGATCGACGGGACGAGCACCGCCGGCGACGGCACCCGCAGCGCACCGGTGTACAACCCGGCGACCGGCCAGGTGCAGTCGCGGGTACGGCTGGCCGAGAAGTCCGATGTGGACACCGCGGTTGCGTCCGCACGGGCGGCGTTCGACGACTGGCACGAGCTGTCACTCGCCAAGCGCACCGAGATCCTGTTCCGGTTCCGCGAGCTGCTCACCGCGCACACCGACGAGCTGGCCGGGGTGATCACCGACGAGCACGGCAAAACCCTCGACGACGCCCGCGGCGAGGTGGCCCGCGGCCGCGAGGTCGTCGACTTCGCCTGCGGGATCGCCCACCTGCTCAAGGGCGCGTACTCCGACCAGGTGTCCACCGGGGTCGACGCGTGGTCGCTGCGAGCGCCGCTCGGCGTGTGCGCCGGGATCACCCCGTTCAACTTCCCGGCGATGGTGCCGCTGTGGATGCATCCGATCGCGATCGCCGCGGGCAACACGTTCGTGCTCAAGCCCAGCGAGCGGGACCCGTCCGCGGCGCTGATCCTGGCCCGGCTGTGGCAGCGGGCCGGGCTGCCGGACGGGGTGTTCACGGTGCTGCACGGCGACGCGGTCGCGGTCGACGCGCTGCTCGACCACCCGGACGTGGCCGCGGTGTCGTTCGTCGGCTCCACCCCGATCGCCCGGCACGTGTACCAGCGGGGTACCGCCGCCGGCAAGCGGGTGCAGGCGCTCGGCGGCGCGAAGAACCACGCCGTCGTGCTGCCGGACGCCGACCTCGCCGATGCCGCCCGACAGATCACCGGCGCCGCGTACGGCTCGGCCGGCCAACGCTGCATGGCGATCTCGGCGGTGGTGGCGGTCGGTGACTGCGCCGACGACCTGGTTGCCGCGCTGGCCGAGCTGGCCCGCGGGGTCCGGGTCGGCGCCGGCCGGGACGCCGGTACCGAGCTGGGTCCGGTGATCACCGCGCAGGCGGCGGAGCGCATCGTCGGGCACGTCGAGCGGGCCACCGCGGACGGCGCGACGCTGGTGGTGGACCGGCGCGAGCAGCCCGGTGACGGCTTCTTCGTCGGCCCGTGCCTGCTCGACCACGTCGGCGTCGACCAGGAGATCTACCGTACCGAGGTGTTCGGGCCGGTCCTCGCGGTGCTGCGCGCGGCCACCCTGGACGAAGCGATCGCGCTGGTCAACGCGAACCCGTACGGAAACGGGGCGGCGATCTTCACCGGCAGCGGCGCGGCCGCCCGCCGGTTCGGCCGGGAGGTGACCGCGGGGATGGTCGGCATCAACGTGCCGATCCCGGTACCGATGGCCTACCACGCGTTCGGCGGCTGGAAGGACTCGCTGTTCGGCGACACGCACGTGTACGGCACCGAGGGGGTGGCGTTCTACACCCGCGCCAAGGCGGTCACCGCACGCTGGCCGCGCGGTGCGGCGGCTCCGCAGTACCACTTCCCCACCAGCTGA
- a CDS encoding PP2C family protein-serine/threonine phosphatase has protein sequence MRPATRSATASHIGLVYDHNEDCAYTGRRLFAIADGVGGEAAGEVASALAIEAVRAADTRTPRLDALVADASRRLAAAVDAEPAHAGMATTLTVLAPERDAVRLAHLGDSRAYRLRDAELTQLTRDDTFVQQLVESGHLAAADIPRHPHRSVVTRVLDGRPVPAWHARLPATPGDRYLLCSDGLSDAASADDIADVLRDEPSPRRAADRLIELALAGGGPDNVTVVVVDLEPVRRWPWHR, from the coding sequence GTGCGACCTGCCACGCGTTCCGCGACCGCGAGCCACATCGGCCTGGTGTACGACCACAACGAAGACTGTGCGTACACCGGCCGCCGGCTGTTCGCGATCGCCGACGGGGTGGGCGGCGAGGCCGCGGGCGAGGTGGCGAGCGCGCTCGCGATCGAGGCGGTGCGCGCCGCCGACACCCGTACGCCACGGTTGGATGCGCTCGTCGCCGACGCCAGCCGCCGGCTCGCCGCCGCCGTCGACGCGGAACCGGCCCACGCCGGCATGGCCACCACCCTGACCGTGCTGGCGCCGGAGCGGGACGCGGTCCGGCTCGCGCACCTCGGCGACTCCCGCGCGTACCGGCTGCGCGACGCCGAGCTGACCCAGCTGACCAGGGACGACACGTTCGTCCAGCAGCTGGTGGAGAGCGGCCACCTGGCCGCGGCCGACATCCCGCGCCACCCGCACCGCTCGGTGGTCACCCGGGTGCTCGACGGCCGGCCGGTACCGGCCTGGCACGCCCGGCTGCCCGCCACGCCGGGCGACCGGTACCTGCTGTGCAGCGACGGGCTGTCGGACGCGGCGAGCGCCGACGACATCGCCGACGTGCTGCGGGACGAACCGTCGCCGCGCCGGGCCGCCGACCGGCTGATCGAACTGGCGCTCGCCGGCGGCGGCCCGGACAACGTCACCGTCGTGGTGGTCGACCTGGAGCCGGTCCGCCGCTGGCCGTGGCACCGTTGA
- a CDS encoding TIM barrel protein, giving the protein MTRIAAAPISWGVCEVPGWGHQLAPDRVLAEMAALGLTATEFGPDGFLPVAPAERAAVLAEYGMVAVGGFVPVPLHTGEAVATATAHFPAFRAAGADTLVLAAATGTDGYDTRPRLTAEQWRTLLANLDTIAARATDTGLTATLHPHVGTLVENAAEVDRVLDGSTIGLCLDTGHLLVGGVDPVALSRSAADRIAHVHLKDVDATLAAAVRAGTVPYSTAVRDGLYRPLGAGDVDVPAIVAALAGYTGWYVLEQDVVLAAEPGPGAGPAGDVATSLDHLRKVLS; this is encoded by the coding sequence GTGACGCGGATCGCCGCGGCCCCGATCTCCTGGGGCGTCTGCGAGGTACCGGGCTGGGGGCACCAGCTCGCGCCCGACCGGGTACTGGCCGAGATGGCCGCGCTGGGGCTGACCGCCACCGAGTTCGGGCCGGACGGCTTCCTGCCGGTGGCCCCGGCCGAGCGCGCCGCGGTACTCGCCGAGTACGGGATGGTCGCGGTCGGCGGGTTCGTGCCGGTGCCCCTGCACACCGGCGAAGCGGTCGCCACCGCGACGGCGCACTTCCCGGCGTTCCGCGCGGCCGGCGCGGACACCCTGGTCCTGGCGGCGGCGACCGGCACCGACGGGTACGACACCCGGCCGCGGCTGACCGCCGAGCAGTGGCGCACGCTGCTGGCGAACCTGGACACGATCGCGGCGCGCGCCACCGACACCGGGCTGACAGCGACGCTGCACCCGCACGTCGGCACGCTGGTGGAGAACGCCGCCGAGGTCGACCGGGTGCTCGACGGCAGCACGATCGGGCTCTGCCTGGACACCGGCCACCTACTGGTCGGCGGGGTGGATCCGGTGGCGTTGAGCCGATCGGCGGCCGACCGCATCGCCCACGTGCACCTCAAGGACGTGGACGCCACGCTCGCCGCGGCGGTGCGCGCGGGCACGGTGCCCTACAGCACCGCGGTACGCGACGGGCTGTACCGGCCGCTCGGCGCCGGTGACGTGGACGTGCCGGCGATCGTCGCCGCGCTCGCCGGCTACACCGGCTGGTACGTGCTGGAGCAGGACGTGGTGCTCGCCGCCGAACCGGGACCGGGCGCCGGCCCGGCCGGCGACGTCGCGACCAGCCTGGACCACCTGCGAAAGGTACTCTCGTGA
- a CDS encoding transcriptional regulator: MSTDPGPHPALDLDDAVHQKTRLALLTVLDEAERADFPYLKRTLALTDGNLGRHLDVLAKQGLVELTKGYEGRRPRTWAVITPAGRRALAAEMQVLEALLQRFRGTGPTGTT; this comes from the coding sequence ATGAGCACCGACCCGGGCCCGCACCCGGCGCTCGACCTCGACGACGCGGTGCACCAGAAGACCCGGCTCGCCCTGCTCACCGTGCTCGACGAGGCGGAGCGGGCCGACTTCCCCTACCTGAAGCGCACCCTGGCGCTGACGGACGGGAACCTCGGCCGGCACCTCGACGTGCTCGCCAAGCAGGGGCTGGTCGAGCTCACCAAGGGGTACGAGGGACGGCGGCCGCGCACCTGGGCGGTGATCACCCCGGCCGGCCGGCGGGCCCTGGCCGCCGAGATGCAGGTACTGGAGGCCTTGCTGCAGCGGTTCCGCGGCACCGGGCCGACCGGTACTACGTAG